AAAAAAACCATGAAAAATTTATTCATCGCCATCGAAGGCATTGACGGAAGCGGAAAAAGCACGCAAATCAATCTATTAAAGGAAAATCTCCAAAAGGCTGGCCACCACGTTTTTACTACTTTCGAACCAACCGACGGCCCAATCGGGAAAATGATCCGGGATATTTTCAACCACCGATTGGAAGCCGACCAGCGTACAATCGCAGCTTTGTTCGTCGCCGATCGGTTCGAACACCTGCTCAACAAACATCATGGCCTGGTAAGAAAAATGGAAGAGGGGTTTACGGTGATCACAGATCGTTATTACTTCTCCTCCTATGCTTATCATGGCGTACACATGCCGGTTGATTGGGTCATACGTTCGAATGCCTTGTGTGCGGAAATACTGCAGCCTGATCTCAACATTTTCATTGATATTGATCCAGAAACAGGAATGGAAAGGATCAGGAGAGGACGCGAGTCTGTTGAAATGTTTGAGACCCTCGAGAATCTCAAGTTAGTTAGGGAAAAGTATTTTGAGGTGATGGAAAGACTAAAACCGGAAGAGAAGATATTCATCACCAACGGCAACCGCCCGCCAGAAGAGATTGCCGAAGATATTTGGAAAGCGGTGAAAAGGATTGGGGAATGAGATTGATTGCTTTCTCTACTTCCTCATCGGTTGCCATTGCAGGTAAGTCAGGCTGCGCCAGAGCCACTCAAACGGACCAAACCTGAAATGCTTCAGCCATAAATTGCTTAGCGGTATCTGAACAGCAAATATTGCAATTGTTATCAGGATCCCCTGCCAGATGTTTACTTTTCCATAAAGTGCAAACCCATAGCTGAGATACAAAACGGAAGCGATGATACTGTGCATCAGATAATTGGTCAAAGCCATTCTGCCAACCGGTGCAAGTTTGGCAGAGAAGGATTTGAGATGGTCTTTGCTGATTAGCAGAACGATTCCGGAAACATAAGCCATTGTGAGGGCGGGACCGCCAAAGCCGGAACAAATCGTAGCAATTAAGGTGTAAATTGACGGCTGGTTCATTTGTCCCATCGAATAGATTGTAGTATAGATAATATTTAGCGGTAATCCGATGAGTAACCCACGGACGAATACTTGACGGAAGAATGGCAAATGATTTTCAGGATTGTTCAGATAACCTTTACGTGCAGCATATTGCCCTAAAAGAAACATGGCAAGTACGTTTGGATAAAAGAAGACAATACCGGGTAGTAACATGCCGTATTCGGTAAGCCGCATTTTTACGATATCCGAAAAACTTCCCGAAGGATAAACCTCTAAAGCCTTGGTAACGACTGCTGATAATCGTTGGGTGTTTTCGGCAAAACCTGCTTCCATGGCCGATTTTGCTTCGGGACTGAACCCGGCAAGAAAAACAAAAAAGACCATGATCGCATTGAGTGTTATGGGTACAAGGATGAAACCCAGCGCCCATTTCACCAAACTACGGTCTGGCGTTTTTTTGAACAGCAACAGCAAAAACCCGAATAATGCATAAAAAATCAGGATATCGCCCGGCCAAAGTAACGTCATGTGTGCAATCCCAAACAGCAACAGAAAAAATACCCGCCTGCGATAAACCGGAATGACTGTTTTGCCTTCCGGCATTGTTTTGTTTAAAAACAACCAGAAACCATAACCGAAAAGCAACGAAAACAGTACATAGAATTTACTTTCGAAAAAGAGTTTGATAAATCCTGTTGTCAGTTGGTTGGGCAGGTCAGTCCAAAGTTTAACATCC
The nucleotide sequence above comes from Bacteroidales bacterium. Encoded proteins:
- a CDS encoding DUF418 domain-containing protein, which gives rise to MERLFTPIPGNQRIQTLDMLRGLAIFGILMVNMPLMNAPLVTILSDVKLWTDLPNQLTTGFIKLFFESKFYVLFSLLFGYGFWLFLNKTMPEGKTVIPVYRRRVFFLLLFGIAHMTLLWPGDILIFYALFGFLLLLFKKTPDRSLVKWALGFILVPITLNAIMVFFVFLAGFSPEAKSAMEAGFAENTQRLSAVVTKALEVYPSGSFSDIVKMRLTEYGMLLPGIVFFYPNVLAMFLLGQYAARKGYLNNPENHLPFFRQVFVRGLLIGLPLNIIYTTIYSMGQMNQPSIYTLIATICSGFGGPALTMAYVSGIVLLISKDHLKSFSAKLAPVGRMALTNYLMHSIIASVLYLSYGFALYGKVNIWQGILITIAIFAVQIPLSNLWLKHFRFGPFEWLWRSLTYLQWQPMRK
- the tmk gene encoding dTMP kinase, translated to MKNLFIAIEGIDGSGKSTQINLLKENLQKAGHHVFTTFEPTDGPIGKMIRDIFNHRLEADQRTIAALFVADRFEHLLNKHHGLVRKMEEGFTVITDRYYFSSYAYHGVHMPVDWVIRSNALCAEILQPDLNIFIDIDPETGMERIRRGRESVEMFETLENLKLVREKYFEVMERLKPEEKIFITNGNRPPEEIAEDIWKAVKRIGE